A section of the Solea solea chromosome 17, fSolSol10.1, whole genome shotgun sequence genome encodes:
- the kidins220b gene encoding kinase D-interacting substrate of 220 kDa B isoform X2 — MDTTTSIKMTTLAIQNLFSYVEEENLSAVRAHLDRFNEVDGRSDNGQTPLMLAAEQGSVDIVQELIRRGANVNLDDVDCWSALISAAKEGHMDVVKELLENSAYIEHRDMGGWTALMWAAYKGRLEVAKLLLEHGANPNTTGQQYSVYPIIWSSGRGHADIVKLLLQNGAKVNCSDKYGTTPLIWASRKGHFDCVMHLLESGADVDQEGANSMTALIVAVKGGYTEVVKELLKRNPNVNMTDKDGNTALMIAAKEGFTEIVQDLLDAGTYVNIPDRSGDTVLIGAVRGGHVDIVRALLHKYADIDIRGQESKTALYWAVEKGNATMVRDILQCNPDTETCTKDAESPLIKATKMRNIEIVELLLDKGAKVSAVDKKGDTPLHIAIRGRSRRLAELLLRNPKDGRLLYRPNKAGETPYNIDCSHQKSILTQIFGARHLSPTETDGDMLGYDLYSSALADILSEPTMQPPICVGLYAQWGSGKSFLLKKLEDEMKTFAGQQIQPLFQFSWLVVFLSLLLCGSGSVVLGFTVDHRLALAVSLSVLALLYIFFVVVYFGGRREGESWNWAWLLSTRLARHVGYLELLLRLMFVNPPELPEQSTRALPVRFLFTDYNRLSSVGGETSMAEMIATLSDACEREFGFLATRLFRVFKTEETQGNRKWKKTCCVPSFVVCAVVLACLGTGVVLLSVFQVDAEKRTLNAALISVGSVVALALLLNCRTWWRVTDSVLNSQRKRLHGAANRMHKLKSEGFMKVLKNEVELMAKMAKTIDSFTQHQTRLVVVIDGLDSCEQDRVLQMLDTVRVLFSKGAFISIFASDPHIIIKAINQNLNSVLRDSNINGHDYMRNIVHLPVFLNSRGLSSARKMCAAAPANGDANAADGWHEELDRKLSQHSLGELTKFGSKTTLTRRDTYRRRQVQRSVTRQMSFDLTKLMVTEDWFNDISPQSMRRLLNIVSVTGRLLRAHQITFNWDRLASWINLTEQWPYRTSWLILYLEETDGVPDPSTLKTIYERMCRNIPTTKDVEPLLEIDADARSFEVFLSSRTPVLTARDIRTFLPCTVNLDPKLREIIADVRAAREQINMGTVTYPPLPLQEVQPRPTSVYSQMSSVCSPSASFSGPAGGVLSPQPHSSYYSGMVGPQHPFYNRLPRPLVSASHSLHLHPRLLPKTSSIRDTTAPCKVSSLKKKKNSASVVSGAPPLLLSSMTTEAVCERVLQMEGMDQTMMCQYSATIRKANVNGRVLSQCNIDELKKEMNMNFGDWQLFRAMVLDMRIIESQVLREDVASEQGSVVGGNADGGRRALAPPHAGPAHTDASPMYSFNLSFEELSTVGLDDASRHGNTPWMGGAHRTASMTSLNSQESSNDISRLTDKQQSEYRSAYQEYIAQMAQLEMGGGGEKPVQPQPGQFMTSSSEEKSKDGGDQDARKPFTKRSGGKPAADNGDLTANGDALDPITEEDEKGDHGMSKSLLTRRTSAERGGLFPGAADLKMKACSGLRYQKLTSDDEESEESDNAPLLKDGKKTSESKPVGSLALKGKDYLSDAMLDKKDSSDSGVRSNESSPNHSLQDEEAELSQMDRANLIELDDESVARKRSLPSSLSGLQDPAVTRMSICSEDQCSLLTSSPEESWPSSKTYNLNRTPSNVTLNNNTNTQHANRPRQPPEGSTSTNPSSSSCSTADVIVSPSSGTSGTSTRPGPNNENVRVVHLKRGLKPGDPPEICTISSDTVTFGEERESIL; from the exons atgGACACCACAACGTCCATAAAGATGACCACGCTGGCGATCCAGAACCTGTTCAGCTACGTGGAGGAGGAGAACCTGAGCGCTGTGAGAGCTCACCTGGACCGCTTCAACGAGGTGGACGGACGCAGCGAC aaCGGTCAGACTCCTCTGATGCTGGCAGCTGAGCAGGGCAGTGTGGACATCGTCCAGGAGCTGATCAGGAGAGGAGCAAATGTGAACCTGGACGAcgtg gacTGCTGGTCGGCTCTGATTTCTGCTGCAAAAGAAGGTCACATGGACGTGGTGAAGGAGCTGCTGGAGAACAGTGCTTACATCGAACACAGAGAcatg GGAGGATGGACAGCTCTGATGTGGGCAGCATATAAAGGTCGTTTAGAGGTCGccaagctgctgctggagcacgGAGCGAACCCTAACACTACAggacag CAGTACAGTGTGTATCCCATCATCTGGTCCTCAGGTCGAGGACACGCAGACATCGTCAAACTGCTGCTTCAGAACGGAGCCAAGGTCAACTGTTCTGACAAG taTGGGACCACTCCTCTGATCTGGGCGTCCAGAAAAGGACACTTTGACTGTGTGATGCATCTGCTGGAGAGCGGCGCCGACGTGGACCAGGAGGGGGCG AACTCGATGACGGCTCTGATCGTGGCGGTGAAGGGAGGCTACACTGAAGTGGTGAAGGAGCTGCTGAAGAGAAACCCCAACGTCAACATGACGGACAAAGACGGGAACACGGCGCTGATGATCGCCGCCAAGGAAGGATTCACCGAGATCGTCCAGGACCTGCTGGACGCCGGCACATACGTCAACATCCCAGACcgg AGTGGGGACACGGTGCTGATTGGAGCGGTACGCGGGGGTCACGTGGACATCGTCAGGGCTCTGTTACATAAATACGCTGACATTGACATCAGAGGTCAG GAGAGTAAAACTGCTCTGTACTGGGCTGTGGAGAAAGGAAATGCCACCATGGTCAGAGACATCCTGCAGTGTAACCCTGATACTGAGACCTGCAccaag gacGCTGAGTCTCCTCTGATCAAAGCTACAAAGATGAGGAACATTGAGATCGTGGAGCTTCTTCTCGATAAAGGAGCCAAAGTGTCAGCCGTGGACAAG AAAGGAGACACGCCCCTCCACATTGCCATCCGTGGGCGGAGCCGCCGCCTGGCCGAGCTCCTCCTCAGAAACCCCAAAGATGGCCGCCTGCTGTACCGACCCAACAAGGCGGGAGAGACGCCGTACAACATCGACTGCAGCCACCAGAAGAGCATCCTGACCCAGATCTTTGGAGCGC gTCACCTGTCGCCCACGGAGACGGACGGAGACATGCTTGGATACGACCTCTACAGCTCGGCTCTCGCCGACATCCTGAGCGAGCCCACGATGCAACCGCCGATCTGTGTGGGTCTGTACGCACAGTGGGGGAGTGGAAAGTCCTTCCTGCTCAAGAAGCTCGAGG ATGAGATGAAGACGTTCGCAGGTCAGCAGATCCAGCCTTTGTTCCAGTTTTCGTGGCTGGTGGTTTTTCtatctctgctgctctgtggttctggttctgtggTCCTGGGTTTCACCGTGGACCACAGACTGGCTCTGGCCGTGTCCCTCAGCGTCCTCGCTCTGCTCTACATCTTCTTCG TGGTGGTGTACTTCGGCGGCCGTCGCGAGGGCGAGAGCTGGAACTGGGCGTGGCTTCTCAGCACTCGCCTGGCTCGTCACGTCGGTTacctggagctgctgctcaggCTCATGTTTGTCAACCCGCCCGAACTGCCGGAGCAGAGCACCAGAGCACTGCCCGTCAG GTTTCTGTTCACAGACTACAACCGTCTGTCCAGTGTTGGAGGTGAGACCTCAATGGCTGAGATGATCGCAACGCTGTCCGACGCATGTGAGAGAGAGTTTGGTTTCCTAGCGACACGTCTGTTCAGAGTGTTCAAGACGGAGGAAACACAAg gtaacaggaagtggaagaagACGTGTTGCGTGCCGTCCTTCGTGGTCTGCGCCGTGGTCTTAGCGTGCCTGGGCACCGGCGTGGTGCTGCTGTCCGTCTTCCAGGTGGACGCAGAGAAGCGGACGCTGAACGCGGCGCTGATCTCCGTGGGCAGCGTGGTGGCGCTGGCGCTGCTGCTGAACTGCAGGACGTGGTGGCGGGTCACCGACTCTGTGCTCAACTCTCAGAGGAAGAGGCTCCACGGCGCCGCCAACAGGATGCACAAACTGAAGAGCGAGGGCTTCATGAAG GTCCTGAAGAACGAAGTGGAGCTGATGGCCAAGATGGCGAAGACCATCGACAGTTTCACGCAGCATCAGACGAGGCTGGTGGTCGTCATCGACGGACTGGACTCGTGTGAACAGGACAGAGTTCTGCAGATGCTGGACACG gtgcgTGTGTTATTCTCCAAAGGTGCGTTCATCTCCATCTTTGCCAGTGACCctcacatcatcatcaaagCCATAAACCAGAACCTGAACAGCGTCCTCAGAGACTCCAACATCAACGGTCACGACTACATGAGGAACATCGTGCACCTGCCAGTCTTCCTCAACAGCAGGGGGCTCTCCAGCGCCAGGAAGATGTGTGCGGCTGCTCCCGCTAATGGAGACGCAAACGCCGCTGACG gttgGCATGAGGAGTTGGACAGGAAACTGTCTCAGCACAGTTTGGGAGAATTGACAAAGTTTGGCAGCAAAACGACCCTGACACgcaga GACACGTACCGGCGGCGTCAGGTTCAGCGCTCTGTGACTCGTCAGATGTCGTTTGACCTGACGAAGCTGATGGTGACGGAGGATTGGTTCAATGACATCAGCCCACAGAGCATGAGGAGACTACTCAACATTGTCTCTGTCACAG gtcGCCTCCTCAGAGCTCATCAGATCACCTTTAACTGGGACCGTCTGGCGTCGTGGATCAACCTGACTGAGCAGTGGCCGTACAGGACGTCCTGGCTCATCCTGTACCTGGAGGAGACGGACGGCGTCCCCGACCCGTCCACGCTGAAGACCATCTacgagag AATGTGCAGGAACATTCCCACCACCAAAGACGTGGAGCCGCTGCTGGAGATCGACGCTGACGCGCGGAGCTTCGAGGTGTTCCTGTCGTCGCGGACGCCCGTCCTCACAGCCAGAGACATCCGCACCTTCCTGCCCTGCACCGTCAATCTGGACCCCAAACTGAGAGAGATCATTGCAG ATGTCCGAGCGGCGCGGGAGCAGATAAATATGGGCACGGTCACATACCCACCCCTCCCCCTGCAGGAGGTTCAGCCCCGCCCCACCTCAGTCTACAGCCAGATGTCGTCAGTGTGCTCTCCCTCCGCCTCTTTCAGcggaccagcagggggcgtccTCTCCCCGCAGCCTCACAGCAGCTACTACAGCGGCATGGTCGGACCACAGCACCCCTTCTACAACAGG CTGCCACGCCCACTAGTGTCTGCCTCCCACTCATTACACCTTCATCCACGACTGCTTCCTAAAACATCGTCCATCAGAGACACAACTGCACCT tgtaaAGTTTCCTctttgaaaaagaagaag AATTCGGCGTCCGTTGTGTCTGGAGCTCCAcccctcctcctcagctccatGACAACAGAGGCTGTGTGTGAGCGCGTGCTGCAGATGGAAGGCATGGACCAGACAATGATGTGTCAGTACAGCGCCACCATCAGGAAg GCAAACGTCAACGGCCGAGTTCTGTCGCAGTGTAACATCGACGAGCTGAAGAAGGAGATGAACATGAACTTTGGAGACTGGCAGCTCTTCAGGGCAATG GTTCTGGACATGCGGATCATCGAGAGCCAGGTGCTACGTGAGGACGTGGCCAGCGAACAAGGTAGCGTTGTCGGTGGTAATGCTGATGGGGGAAGGCGGGCCTTGGCTCCGCCTCACGCCGGCCCCGCCCACACAGACGCTTCGCCGATGTATAGCTTCAATCTGAGCTTTGAGGAACTGAGCACGGTGGGACTGGATGACGCGTCGAGACACGGAAACACACCGTGGATG GGCGGAGCTCATCGGACCGCTAGCATGACCAGCCTCAACTCCCAGGAGTCGTCCAACGATATCTCCAGGCTAACAGACAAGCAGCAGTCCGAGTACCGCAGCGCCTACCAGGAGTACATCGCTCAGATGGCGCAGCTGGAAATGGGTGGTGGAGGCGAGAAGCCCGTCCAACCACAGCCGGGACAGTTCATGACATCATCGTCAGAGGAGAAGAGCAAGGACGGCGGCGATCAGGATGCACGTAAACCCTTTACCAAGAGGAGTGGCGGGAAACCAGCTGCAGACAACGGCGACTTAACCGCCAACGGCGACGCCCTGGACCCCATCACGGAGGAAGACGAGAAGGGCGACCACGGAATGTCCAAGTCTCTGCTGACCCGCAGAACCTCAGCAGAGAGAGGTGGACTGTTCCCAGGCGCCGCTGACCTGAAGATGAAGGCATGCAGCGGACTGCGGTACCAGAAGTTGACAAGTGATGACGAAGAGTCTGAGGAGTCAGACAACGCTCCGCTGCTGAAGGACGGCAAGAAGACGAGTGAGTCCAAACCTGTTGGCTCGCTGGCACTGAAGGGGAAGGACTACTTGTCCGACGCCATGCTGGACAAGAAGGACTCGTCTGATTCCGGCGTACGATCCAATGAGAGCTCTCCCAACCACTCGCTGCAGGACGAGGAGGCGGAGCTGTCACAGATGGACAGAGCCAACCTGATAGAGCTGGATGATGAGAGTGTGGCGAGGAAGCGTAGTCTTCCTAGCAGCCTCAGCGGCCTCCAGGATCCGGCAGTCACCCGGATGTCCATCTGCTCTGAGGACCAGTGTAGTCTGCTCACCAGCAGCCCTGAGGAGAGCTGGCCCTCGTCCAAGACCTACAACCTGAACCGTACACCAAGTAACGTGACgctcaacaacaacaccaacacccAGCACGCCAACCGCCCCCGCCAGCCTCCAGAGGGCTCCACCTCCAccaacccctcctcctcctcctgttccaCCGCCGATGTCATCGTCTCCCCAAGCTCCGGCACCTCCGGGACCTCCACCAGGCCGGGACCCAACAACGAGAATGTTCGAGTGGTTCACCTGAAGCGGGGCCTGAAACCCGGCGACCCCCCAGAGATCTGCACCATTTCGTCCGACACTGTCACCTTCGGTGAGGAACGCGAGAGCATCCTGTGA